A genomic stretch from Psilocybe cubensis strain MGC-MH-2018 chromosome 1, whole genome shotgun sequence includes:
- a CDS encoding Imidazole glycerol phosphate synthase hisHF, protein MGLFLLDYGAGNVQSLANSLVSLGYSFQWIKQPSDFAQATSLIFPGVGAFETAIGHLTARGLFQPLKEYILSGKPYFGICIGMQVLFESSAEASSMGLGIIPCPIQKFDDEDKSVPHMGWNTADPLVSTDTEGVDASSYYYFVHSFCAKYEPERYPDAMRWVHTTTQYGQEVFVSSVRRGNVFATQFHPEKSGKAGLALLEEWLSKPEAAHTHAPSAPLLNRTPKAAHNLTKRIVACMDVRANDHGDLVVTKGDQYDVREKTTTADTAGAVRNLGKPVALAARYYQAGADELCLLNITSFRHSPLQDQPMLAVVRAAAECVFVPLTIGGGIKDSVDPDGTPRSALEVAGAYFRAGADKVSIGSEAVYAVERYRASGAFDPKGAIESIAAVYGKQAVVVSIDPRRVYIDDPSTYDGPYKDELVYGAPDSVDERERGKAWWYQCTVSGGRESRPLSAVQLAQGVEALGAGEILVNSIDRDGTGRGFDLALVNLIKKSVKIPVVASSGAGTADHFVDVFEGTPVEAALAAGIFHRGEVGIDEVKQKMKAAGINARETSK, encoded by the exons ATGGGTCTCTTTCTGCTCGACTACGGTGCTGGCAATGTCCAGAGTCTCGCAAATTCCCTCGTTTCTCTCGGATACAGTTTCCAATGGATCAAGCAGCCCTCCGATTTCGCACAGGCTACT AGCCTCATCTTTCCCGGTGTCGGTGCTTTTGAAACAGCAATTGGCCACCTCACTGCCCGTGGGCTTTTTCAGCCTTTGAAAGAATATATTCTCTCTGGCAAGCCGTATTTTGGCATTTGCATAGGAATGCAGGTCCTCTTCGAGTCATCGGCCGAAGCTTCTTCCATGGGCTTGGGTATCATCCCCTGTCCCATTCAGAAATTCGATGACGAAGACAAATCTGTCCCCCACATGGGCTGGAACACTGCTGACCCCCTCGTGAGCACCGATACCGAGGGCGTCGATGCGTCATCGTACTACTACTTTGTCCACTCCTTCTGCGCCAAATATGAGCCAGAGCGCTATCCTGACGCCATGCGCTGGGtccacaccaccacccaGTACGGCCAGGAGGTCTTCGTCTCTTCCGTGCGTAGAGGCAACGTATTCGCGACGCAGTTCCACCCCGAAAAATCCGGAAAGGCCGGCCTCGCCCTCCTCGAAGAATGGCTCAGCAAACCCGAGGCGGCGCACACGCACGCACCGAGTGCGCCCCTGCTCAACCGCACACCGAAGGCAGCGCACAACCTCACCAAGCGCATCGTCGCGTGCATGGACGTGCGTGCGAACGACCACGGCGACCTCGTCGTGACCAAAGGTGACCAGTACGACGTGCGCGAAAAGACAACCACCGCGGACACAGCAGGCGCCGTGCGCAACCTCGGCAAGCCAGTCGCCCTCGCTGCGCGGTATTATCAGGCCGGCGCAGACGAACTGTGCCTGCTCAACATCACTTCCTTCCGCCACTCTCCGCTGCAAGACCAGCCAATGCTTGCCGTCGTGCGCGCCGCGGCTGAGTGCGTGTTTGTTCCACTCACTATCGGCGGCGGGATTAAGGACAGCGTCGACCCGGACGGCACGCCGCGCAGTGCTTTGGAGGTCGCCGGTGCATACTTCCGTGCGGGCGCGGATAAAGTCAGCATCGGCTCTGAAGCTGTGTACGCTGTTGAGCGATACCGCGCGTCAGGTGCATTCGACCCCAAAGGCGCGATCGAGAGCATCGCGGCAGTGTACGGTAAGCAGGCGGTCGTGGTGTCCATTGACCCACGCAGAGTGTACATTGATGACCCGAGCACATATGACGGGCCGTACAAGGACGAGCTGGTCTACGGTGCCCCTGATAGTGTAGATGAACGCGAGCGAGGCAAGGCGTGGTGGTACCAGTGCACCGTTTCGGGTGGACGCGAGTCACGGCCGCTCTCAGCCGTACAACTCGCGCAGGGCGTGGAGGCACTTGGAGCTGGCGAGATCCTAGTGAATAGCATCGACCGCGATGGGACAGGGCGCGGGTTCGACCTTGCGCTGGTGAACCTCATCAAGAAGAGCGTGAAGATCCCCGTTGTCGCGAGCAGTGGTGCCGGGACCGCTGACCACTTTGTGGATGTATTTGAAGGAACGCCGGTTGAGGCTGCCTTGGCCGCTGGCATATTCCATCGTGGCGAGGTGGGCATCGATGAGGTCAAGCAGAAGATGAAGGCGGCAGGTATCAACGCTAGAGAGACAAGCAAGTGA
- a CDS encoding Protein PAL1, with amino-acid sequence MAGIHPSRQSQSRLRSASDPFTDPAAAARHTKQHPPHPPPPPHKSHRMPAAVHSSRNSSQNDIVDAVRDTVQLRSDPRAKVSRTQTAMSPTSASRPSGKRSQSEDTTYISEKARSPAPPAKSRSSKKGSQHADVIDRLDFTGVGPMFHHDGPFDACAPSRNKHRNKAPMYAYGQDDAPAPRYGDSAYPAPGAYKAFTNDYPDPPKKKVDAIAEAWGIHEPEPFEEFFAGGGSARPDGDTPASSIYNGKERNVPASSSRRPTKDTRDSREGRPHVAARRSLVPPPQPIFVADADMMDPPTGSPPATSPGFPKRSKSIMQRFRKMRDSPNVPVSSTDYDYEHQAPPPQSPPLPAEYANGNRPTHKSQNSFLGRLAGGNRPNQSPQGEVTPSAEPFVFIDAHTNRDNNKDLPPPPQMNEEPSTSGEGYFDNSQSNGLGSPGGGGGLGRKTSLMKKVGRVVRGTK; translated from the exons ATGGCGGGCATCCATCCCTCCAGACAGTCCCAGTCCCGTCTCAGGTCTGCCTCTGATCCCTTCACTGaccccgccgccgccgccagaCACACCAAGCAGCACCCTCCCCACCCTCCGCCCCCGCCACACAAGTCCCACAGGATGCCCGCCGCCGTCCACTCCTCCCGCAACTCCAGCCAGAACGACATCGTCGACGCTGTCCGCGACACCGTTCAGCTCCGCTCCGATCCCCGCGCAAAGGTCTCTCGCACCCAGACAGCTAT GTCTCCCACCAGTGCTTCCCGTCCATCCGGCAAGCGTTCCCAGTCAGAAGACACTACCTATATCTCGGAAAAGGCCCGTTCTCCAGCTCCTCCAGCAAAGTCTCGCTCCAGTAAGAAGGGTTCTCAGCATGCAGATGTCATCGACAGACTCGATTTTACCGGCGTGGGCCCCA TGTTCCATCACGACGGTCCATTCGATGCCTGTGCTCCATCCCGGAACAAACATCGCAACAAGGCTCCTATGTATGCCTATGGCCAGGACGACGCTCCTGCCCCACGCTATGGCGACAGTGCTTATCCCGCTCCCGGCGCATACAAGGCCTTTACAAACGACTATCCCGACCctccaaagaagaaagtagACGCCATCGCCGAGGCGTGGGGCATCCACGAGCCTGAGCCTTTTGAAGAGTTTTTCGCTGGCGGTGGATCCGCCCGTCCTGATGGTGATACCCCTGCAAGCTCCATCTACAACGGCAAAGAGCGAAATGTACCTGCCTCGTCATCGAGGCGCCCCACCAAGGACACCCGCGATTCCCGGGAGGGCCGGCCTCATGTTGCCGCACGTAGGTCTCTCGTCCCGCCTCCCCAGCCTATTTTCGTCGCAGACGCAGATATGATGGATCCTCCTACGGGCTCTCCCCCCGCTACCTCCCCAGGTTTCCCAAAACGATCCAAATCTATCATGCAGCGCTTCCGAAAAATGCGCGATTCCCCAAATGTACCCGTCTCATCCACCGACTATGATTATGAACACCAGGCCCCACCCCCGCAGTCCCCGCCCCTGCCTGCCGAGTACGCCAATGGCAATCGGCCGACCCACAAATCCCAGAATTCGTTCCTTGGGCGTCTGGCTGGAGGTAATCGGCCTAATCAGTCCCCACAAGGCGAAGTTACGCCGAGCGCGGAACCCTTTGTTTTCATTGACGCCCATACCAACAGGGACAATAACAAAGACTTGCCCCCGCCTCCTCAGATGAACGAGGAGCCTTCTACCTCGGGCGAAGGCTATTTTGACAATTCACAAAGCAACGGCCTTGGCTCTCctggtggaggaggcggtCTGGGGCGGAAGACCAGTTTAATGAAGAAGGTCGGAAGGGTCGTGCGAGGGACCAAGTAG
- a CDS encoding Delta 8-(E)-sphingolipid desaturase: protein MGATTLWTRDQVAARILTGDTLIVYHGHLLNIPKKWLDAHPGGSLALLHYVGRDATDEIEANHQDDTLKLIPRYSIGRVELTDGVWAPFVPPIMTGWVRRRASGANHDVWFKEALEVYSTEDTKFTPSSSILLKENTAHTTDLSGPSLASLQPPPTPLSLKQQARQSAAYRKLHKRIIDAGLYKTRYFTGYGPEVARYLLLASTSAYAYSHSWFIASAIFLGLFWHQLVFTAHDLGHMGVTHNWTYDRIIATIIADYIGGLSIGWWVQNHNVHHLVTNHPTHDPDIEHMPFFAISPAFLDSLWSSYYKRTMKLDAFAKFLLRVQHKIFYLVMAFARFNLYANSYTYLYQKAFDTKRARGGWWAWRMEVAGIAFFWVWFGRVLYGCGSWQMALAYLLVSHAVTSPLHVQIVLSHFSMPTGDLGPVESFPHRQMRTTTDVICAEPIEFIHGGLHLQVTHHLFPRLPRHNLRRASALVKQFAKEEGLTYAEFGFVDGNFEVLDTLRHVAEQVKIMGTVAKVEAKEAIEKKMDATDARFGLGGKDKVNGVHASRVIETTF from the exons ATGGGCGCAACCACTCTCTGGACCAGAGACCAGGTCGCTGCCCGCATTCTCACCGGTGACACCCTCATCGTCTACCACGGCCATCTCCTCAACATCCCAAAAAAGTGGCTCGATGCCCACCCCGGCGGCAGTCTCGCCCTCCTCCACTACGTCGGCCGCGACGCTACAGATGAGATCGAGGCTAACCACCAGGACGATACCCTCAAGCTCATACCCAGATACTCTATTGGCCGCGTTGAGCTCACAGACGGCGTGTGGGCTCCCTTTGTCCCCCCTATCATGACAGGCTGGGTTCGTAGACGCGCCTCAGGGGCCAACCACGATGTGTGGTTTAAGGAGGCCCTTGAGGTCTACTCTACTGAAGACACTAAATTTACGCCCTCCTCGTCAATTCTGCTCAAGGAGAACACAGCTCACACTACTGACCTCTCAGGCCCATCTCTTGCGTCTCTCCAGCCCCCTCCCACCCCCCTTTCCCTCAAGCAGCAGGCACGTCAGTCTGCAGCATATCGCAAGCTCCACAAGCGAATCATCGATGCAGGCCTGTACAAGACCCGCTATTTTACGGGCTACGGTCCCGAGGTTGCTCGCTATCTGCTCCTCGCCTCCACATCCGCCTACGCTTACTCCCACAGCTGGTTCATCGCTAGCGCCATATTTCTCGGCCTGTTCTGGCACCAGCTCGTCTTCACTGCCCACGATCTAGGCCATATGGGTGTCACCCACAACTGGACCTACGATCGCATCATTGCAACTATCATAGCCGATTATATTGGTGGATTGAGTATAGGCTGGTGGGTCCAG AACCATAATGTGCATCATC TCGTCACTAACCATCCAACCCA CGACCCGGACATCGAGCACATGCCCTTCTTTGCCATCTCTCCTGCATTCTTAGATTCCCTCTGGTCATCATACTACAAGCGCACTATGAAGCTTGATGCATTTGCCAAGTTTCTCCTGCGCGTCCAGCACAAGATCTTTTATCTCGTCATGGCCTTTGCCCGCTTCAACCTCTACGCTAACTCGTACACGTATCTCTACCAAAAAGCATTTGACACCAAACGCGCGCGCGGCGGTTGGTGGGCCTGGCGCATGGAAGTTGCAGGCATCGCGTTCTTCTGGGTGTGGTTCGGGCGAGTGCTGTACGGGTGTGGATCCTGGCAGATGGCACTCGCGTACCTCCTCGTCAGTCATGCCGTCACCAGCCCTCTACACGTCCAG ATCGTCCTATCCCATTTCAGCATGCCCACTGGTGATTTGGGCCCGGTCGAGTCTTTCCCGCATCGCCAGATGCGTACTACTACAGACGTCATTTGCGCAGAGCCGATCGAATTCATCCATGGTGGCTTGCACCTCCAGGTAACCCACCACCTCTTCCCTCGGCTCCCTCGACACAATCTCCGTCGTGCGAGTGCACTCGTCAAGCAGTTTGCCAAGGAGGAGGGGCTAACATATGCAGAGTTTGGCTTCGTCGATGGCAACTTTGAGGTTCTCGACACTCTCAGACACGTTGCAGAGCAGGTCAAGATCATGGGCACCGTGGCAAAAGTAGAGGCCAAAGAGGCcattgagaaaaaaatggatgCCACGGACGCCAGATTCGGACTCGGAGGTAAAGATAAAGTTAACGGCGTTCACGCAAGTCGGGTCATAGAAACTACATTTTAG
- a CDS encoding 60S ribosomal protein L13 — protein sequence MGTRIIGIGLPDDFKTQVLHANHFRKDWQRRVRTWFDQPGRKLRRRTARKTKAATLGVRPLTLLRPAVRAQTVRYNRKVREGRGFTLAELKEAGIGRKEARGVGIVVDHRRRNLSEEGKKVNVERLQAYKARLIVFPRKAGKPKKGDSSAEDLKAATTRAPIALPPSVALEAPRKITAEEKEFQAFRTLRIARANQRHEGARKARAAKKDEEEAAKKK from the exons ATGGGTACGAGAATTATTGGCATCGGCCTCCCCGACGACTTCAAGACACAAG TCCTCCACGCCAACCACTTCAGGAAGGACTGGCAGCGCCGCGTCCGCACCTGGTTTGACCAGCCCGGACGCAAACTTCGCAGACGCACTGCCCGCAAGACCAAGGCTGCTACCCTTGGTGTTCGCCCCCTCACCCTCCTCCGCCCCGCCGTCCGCGCCCAGACCGTCCGCTACAACCGCAAAGTCCGTGAGGGCCGTGGATTTACCCTTGCAGAGCTCAAGGAGGCTGGGATCGGAAGGAAGGAGGCACGTGGTGTTGGAATCGTCGTTGACCACAGGCGGAGGAACCTGAGCGAGGAGGGCAAGAAGGTCAATGTTGAGCGGCTGCAGGCCTACAAGGCCCGCCTGATTGTCTTCCCCCGCAAGGCTGGCAAGCCCAAGAAGGGAGACTCATCA GCTGAGGACCTCAAGGCTGCTACCACCCGTGCCCCCATCGCTCTCCCCCCATCTGTCGCTCTCGAAGCCCCCCGCAAGATTACCGCCGAGGAGAAGGAATTCCAGGCCTTCAGGACTCTCCGTATCGCTCGTGCCAACCAGCGACACGAGGGTGCCCGCAAGGCACGCGCTGCCAAG aaagatgaggaggaagctGCCAAGAAGAAGTAA
- a CDS encoding Putative protein YxjH (Uncharacterized protein YxjH), whose translation MSPPSVTVYTNHPFRAAHVGSLLRPKPLYKKRQELEAGKCDGLSLKDVENEAIKHVLKLQQNVGIKLVTDGELRRGYFFDGVFEKLEGMTYVPNRTLFSTSSLYPNTQGLLYSLGPISAFKGKVRRTQPFYVDDFKFLKSLVAPEV comes from the exons ATGTCTCCACCATCTGTTACTGTGTACACAAACCATCCGTTCCGCGCTGCACATGTCGGCTCGCTTCTCCGCCCAAAGCCACTTTACAAAAAGCGCCAGGAGCTGGAGGCCGGGAAATGTGATGGACTGTCTCTTAAGGACGTCGAGAACGAAGCTATAAAACATGTGCTTAAACTACAACAAAACGTTGGCATTAAGCTTGTCACAGACGGCGAACTTCGTAG GGGCTACTTTTTTGATGGTGTCTTTGAAAAGCTGGAAGGCATGACATATGTACCTAATCGTACGCTCTTTTCCACTTCTTCTCTGTATCCAAACACTCAAGGACTTTTGTATTCATTAGGCCCTATTTCCGCTTTCAAG GGAAAGGTCAGAAGGACACAACCATTCTATGTGGATGATTTCAAATTTCTCAAGTCACTGGTTGCTCCGGAGGTATAA
- a CDS encoding Putative protein YxjH (Uncharacterized protein YxjH): MIFGMEQAGVDHEALLDTYIRAINVVTQGRPDDLTIGVHMCRGNFKVCLFLLHGSDHLMDDINFQGGMHFTEGGYERIAIKVFNALDVDLEYDTERAGDFQPLKFLPLGKVVVLGLVTTKNPKDEIKKLSLLVEAAKKIWHD; this comes from the exons ATGATCTTTGGCATGGAACAGGCTGGGGTCGACCACGAAGCTCTTCTTGACACCTATATCCGCGCAATCAACGTCGTTACTCAGGGACGACCCGATGATTTGACTATCGGCGTTCATATGTGTCGTGgaaatttcaaagtttgTCTGTTCTTGCTTCATGGTTCTGATCACCTTATGGATGATATCAATTTCCAGGGTGGTATGCATTTTACAGAAGGAGGGTACGAAAGAATTGCAATCAAGGTCTTCAACGCATTGGATGTAGAT CTTGAATATGACACAGAACGTGCGGGAGACTTTCAACCCCTGAAGTTTCTGCCTCTGGGCAAGGTGGTCGTCCTCGGGCTGGTGACAACCAAGAATCCAAAA GATGAGATCAAGAAGCTCTCACTTCTTGTCGAAGCAGCCAAAAAGATATGGCACGACTGA